From the Methanonatronarchaeum thermophilum genome, the window TGAACACACAACCCAACCCGAACATACAAAAAAACCAAAATAGATTTGAAACATAACCCAAAAAAACCAATCTAAATATAAATTTAAATAGAAAACAAGGATGTAATACAAGATAGGGAAATTGTTTTTGTTTTTTTTGTATTTGGCTTTTTCTATTGTTTTTTTGTTTTTGTTTTTTTGTGTGGGTGTTTTGGGGTTGGTTTTTTCTGTGTTTTTGGGTTTGTTTCGAAAAGATAATTAACGGTGGAAATTTAAGTATTTTTGTTGTTAGTTGGTTTAAGATGAAGTTTGGAGTTGAATTGTTACCTAATAGGCCTGTAGAAGAGGTTGTTGAGATAGGTTGTAGGCAGGAGGAGATTGGTGTTGATCAGTTGTGGGTTGCGGATCATTTCAATAATAGGAATATATATTGTGTTTTGACTGGGATCGCGGTTGAAACTAGTTCTGTGTCTTTAGGTCCTGGTGTGACGAATCCGTATGTTGTTCATCCTGGTATTACTGCGTCCGCTATTTCGACAGTTGATGAGGTTTCTGGTGGTCGTGCGATGCTTGGTTTGGGTGCTGGTGATAGGACAACGATTAATAAACTTGGTTTGGATTGGGACAAGCCTGTGAGTCGGACTCAAGAAGCTGTTTATGTTATTCGGCGTTTGGTTAGGGGTGAGCGTTTAACTCATGACTGTGATTTTTTTGAGTTGGATTCTGCAAAACTTGATATTTCAAGTACGGAGATACCTATTTTTGTTGGAGGGCAGGGGCCTAAAATGCTTGAGATGGCTGGTTTGGTTGGTGATGGTGTTTTGATAAATGCTTCACATCCAAAGGATATTGAGGTTGGTATGGAGCGTGTTTTACATGGTAGGGAGAACTCAGATTACAATCCTAAAGGGGATATTGAGGTAGTAGCACATACCTGTTTCTCAGTTGACAGTGATCGTGAGAAGGCTTTGGATGCTGTGCGTCCGGTTATTGCTTTTGTAGCTGCTACAGCCCCTGAGAAGGTGATAGAGCGACATAACATCTCTCTTGAGGAGCGGGATCGGTTGCAAGATAAAATCAGGAAAGATAGGTTTGGAGAGGCAAAAAAACTGGTTACTGATAAAATGATAGATGCCTTCTCAATATCTGGGACTCCTGGTGAATGTAAAGACAGGATAGAAGAACTCATTTCTAAAGGAGTTGACACAATAGTGTTTGGATCTCCCTACGGACCTGAAATCAAAAGCTCTCTAAAACACGTTGAACCAATAGTTCAAGAATATAAAGAATGAAATACAATATAAAAAAATTTAAAAAAACCAAACTCCAACTAAACTAAGTCCAAAATAAAAAAACTATACTCTATTCTAGGTTAACCTAGTATTGTTTTTGGGTTTTGGGTTTTTGGAGGTGTTTTTAATCAAGGTATTGGTTCCTGTTTGTTTGGAAAATCCTAAGACTGGTTTGAGTTCTGTGTTAGGTTTGCATGAGAGGCGGGAGCTTACATTATGGATGTTGAGGCGTGTTGTTGATGTTGCGAGTGAGGTTGGTGATGTCTGTGTTGTGTCCCCTGATGAGCTTGGTGTTGGTGGAGTGGATTACATAGTGAGTGAGGAAGAACTTAATTTGGCGCTTGAGGGTGCTATAGATCGTGTTGGGTTGCCTGTGTTGATATTGCCTTCCGATATTCCTTTGGTTAGTCCGAGTGACCTTGGTAGGTTGGTTGGTTGTGGTGAGGATGTTGTGGTTGCCCCTGGGGATCGAGGTGGTACCAATGGTTTGTTGTTGAGGAAGAGGATTAAGTTGCAGTATAATGGTGGGAGTTGTAGGAAGCATCGATGTTCTGCTTTAGAGAGGGGTTATTCCTTAAAAACTATCTGGATAGATAGTGTTTTTAGAGATATAGATGAACCTTGTGATCTGAATTATTTGAGTAGATTTGTTATTAAAAATGATTTGGAGTTGAATGGATTGTTAGAAAAAATACAGTCAGTTGATTTGAGGTGTAATGGATGAGAGTTTTATTGGTTCAGCCACATGCAGCTGAAGAACTTATTTTTAAAAGAGTTATCGGGCTGCAGATACAGCCTATCGGTCTTGGGTATATAGCTTCTTCACTGCAGGAGGCAGGGCATGATGTAAGGATAACCGATCTGCCTGCTGAAAATAAAGATGTACAAGATTTTGCAAACCACATAAAAACATATAAACCCGACATACTTGGGTTGTATATCGCCACATATAGGTCTGAAAACGCTTTAGAGTTAATGCGTACAGCTAAAAAAATAAATCCAGATATAAAGACTGTTTGTGGTGGCCCACACTCCAGCGTGGTTGCTGAACAGCTTGTTCAGAACGATTGTGTAGACGTGGTTGTTTGTGGAGAAGGAGAGATCACGATAAAAGAAGTGGCTAACACAATCGAACAGGGTGATAGCCTAACCGATGTTAAAGGAGTTGTATATCAAAAGGGAAATGAAGTAATGGTGAATGAGCCACGCCCCCTAATCGAAGACCTTGATAGCCTCCCATTACCTGCTCGAAACCTCTTCGATCGAGACAGATATCGGTTGATGGACCACTTGAACATAGCGACAGTGGTTAGCAGTCGAGGCTGCACATATGGATGCAACTACTGTACAGTACCTGCATTATACGGTAACCGGTGGCGTGCAAGGTCACCCGAAAACGTTGTAGATGAGATGGAGCATGTTCAAAAAAAATACAACCCAGACATACTCATGTTCCTAGATGACAACTTCGATTCAGACGAAGACAGGGTTTGGGATATCTGCGACGAGATAGAAAAACGAGACATAGAATTAACATGGGGTTGCCTAAGCGGTGGACTACAAGACGGAAAACCCGAACTAACCAAACGAATGAGCGAAGTTGGATGCAAAGTCATCGGATACAACCTAGAAACAGGCTCCCAGAAATCAATAGACACATTAAACAGAGGAGTATCACTACAACAAGCAAAAGAAGCACTGGAACTAAGCGGAGAACTAGGAATGATAAGAATACTCAACATAGTAATCGGTTTCCCAGGTGAAACAGAAGAAGATATACGTCAAAGCATACAGTTCGCAAAAGACGTAAACGTAGAGTTCCCACTATTCTTCCTACCCACACCCTACCCCGGAACAGACTTCCATAAAACAGCAAAAAGACAAGGAATGATAGAAGAACTAGACTGGGAAAAATACACAACAATGAACCCAGTCATAGAAACAGAATACCTCGACCTAGACACACTAAGAGGACTAAACAAAGAAGCCTACCGAGAATGCTACCTATCCCTCAACTCAATACCAAGATACACAAAAATGACAAAAAACGTAATACAAGACGGATGGATACAACTCAAAGACCTACCACAACTAATAGTCGGAGGCGGCATGATGTTCCTAAACATAAGCCGCTTCTAAACCAAAACCAAAACCAAACCAAACCAAAACCAAGCTAAAGCCCAAACCTAGATAAAACTAGGTCAAGGTTGGTTTTAACTGGGGTTTTTGGCTTTCAGTTAGTGTTGTTTCTGGGTTTGAACGGAGGTTGTTAGAGGTCTATGTTGGCTAAAAGTCTATAGTATGGTTTGAAGGGGGGTTTTGGTCTATTTTCTTTTTGTTTTGTTGTTGGTTTTGTTTGATTTAATTAAGTTTGGTTTGTTTTTTGGTGTTTTTTTCCAGTTGAAACTTGGTTTTAAAGTGTTTTTTTGTTGTTGGTTGAGTGGGTTTTGTTTGGTTTTTTTGTGTTTTTGTTGGTTTTTTGTGGTCTGTTTCTCCTCGAGTTTTTCCAGTTGAAATAGAGGGGTGTTTCCATAAATCTTTTAGGGGTGTATTTCAATTGGAGTAGGTGGAGCGATTTTCATGGAAGATTCATCTAGTATTTTCGATAAACTTCTTGAGGAAGACGGTATTTTTGAAAACAAAGAGATTTTAAGACCTTCTTATACACCTAACAGACTCCCGCATAGAAGCAAACAGGTTAATGAGATTGCGAGAATTCTTGTACCAGCACTTAAAGGGGAGACACCCAGCAATATATTGATTTATGGTAAAACAGGTACTGGAAAAACGGTTGCGGTTAAGCATGTAGGTCGTGAGCTTGAGAAAAAAGGAGAAGAACTGAATGTTGATTGTAGTGTTATATACCTGAACTGTAAGGTAGTGGATACTCAGTATCGGGCTTTGGCTCATATTGCACGGCATTTCGATAAGGATGTTCCTCTCACAGGATGGCCTACAGACCAGGTATACCATGAATTAAAGGATGCTTTGGATGACCGTAAAAAGGTAGCCACGATAATGCTTGACGAGATAGATAGAATTATAGGTAAAAGTGGTGACGATATTTTATACAACCTAAGCCGGATAAACTCCGACCTAGAACGGTCTAAAGTTAGCATTATCGGTATATCAAACGACTTAAAGTTTACAGAAGTTCTTGATCCCAGAATAAAAAGTTCTTTGGGTGAAGAAGACATAATCTTCCCTCCCTATAACGCAGATCAACTGAGAGATATACTACAACAAAGAGCGGAGAGAGCGATCAAGGAAGGTGCGATAAACAGCGAAGTAATACCTCTATGTGCTGCGTTCGCGGCTCAAGAACATGGTGACGCACGAAGGGCGCTTGACCTACTAAGAGTATCTGGTGAGTTAGCTGAAAAAAATGGAGAAGAGATACGGCCAGAACACGTAAGAAAAGCACAAGAAAAAATAGAGCTGGACCGAGTTCTCGAAGTGGTTAGAACACTACCCACCCAATCGAAAGTGGTTCTACTAGCAATAGTGAAACACCAAGAATGCGACCGTAACACACTAACGACAGGCGAAGTATACGAGATGTACAAAAAACTTGCTAGAAAAATCGATATAGAAACATTGACACAACGGAGAATAACAGACCTGATATCGGAGCTGGATATGCTCGGCATAATAAACGCAGTTGTAGTCAGCAAAGGTAGGTATGGACGTACAAAAGAAATCTCAATGAACATGTCGATCGATGAAATACAAAACGTACTACTAACCGACTACAGACTACAGAATCTCAAAGATTATTGCCCATCAACACAAACTAAACTATGATGTATAAAGACCAGAGGGTAGCCGTCTTTATAGACAGCCAAAACATGTACCACTCGACCAAAAGCCTGTTCAACAAAAACCTAGACTACAGTACAATATTAGAATACGCAGTAGACGGCCGTAAATTAATAAGAGCAATAGCATACGTCGTCAAAGCAGACACATCTGAAGAAGAAACCTTCTTCGACGCACTCAAAGACATAGGTTTCGAAATAAAAATAAAAGAACTTAAAGTATACTACGACGGAACAAAAAAAGGCGATTGGGACATGGGAATAGCAATAGACGCCATGGCCCTCGCAAACAAAGTAGACGTAATAATATTAGTAACAGGTGATGGAGACTTCACAGCACTAGTAGAAACACTGAAAGCAAAAGGCGTTAGAGTAGAAGTAATCAGCTTCAAAAGAAGCACATCAAAAGAACTTACAGAAGCCGCTACTAAATACACTGATATTGAAGCCCTGGAAGACCAACAGGACTTCCTTCTCTAAACTCCTCCAACCCCAAAGTCAACATACCAAGATAAGGAACACTGCAAACAGCTTTACCATCAACCCACTCAGGCTTAATAGGCTGTTCCTCAAACAACGACTTCTGATCAATCTCCCGGTTGTTATCACCCATAGTAATAAACCCACTATGCGGCGCTTCAGGCCCCCCATCCCACATAGGCTCCCCCTCATCAACCCAATCCACCGCACGATGCAAAATACTACGATCATCACCAGGAACAGAAAAAACAATCACATCCCCATAACCACCAAAACTAGTTTCACCAAGCACAGCAGCCTCCTCACCAGTCAAAACATTATCAGTAGACTTCAAAAAAACAAGATCCCCCTCACCAATATTAGGCTCCATACTCGGACTCTCCACAGCAACAAAAGGAGGCCACAAACCAGCATAAAGATACAAAACAGAAACCACAACCAACAACCCAGCCAACGCTATAGCTAAATCCCTCAAAAACAAAACATGCCAACTACGGCCCTCACCAGAACTACCTTCAGACATCTAAAAGAACTTTATACCCTAAACAGAAATAAAGTATTTGGATAATTTACGGAAATGGATAATTTATGGAAATAGTCGAAAAATGCATCTCAAAAGGAATATTCCTACACCCAGACGCAAAACAAAAACTAGAAAAACAAGAAAACCCCAACCAACTAATAGAAAAAATACTAGAAACATACGAATTCAAAAACCCAGTCCTACAACCAAAACACATAGAAAAATACCTAAAAGAAAACCCAAACAAAACACATAGAAAAACAAAACCAACCGTAGAAAAAATAACAGACGACAAACCAAACCAAAAACCAAACCAAAAACCCAAACAAACAAAAAACCCAGATAAAATTGCAAAACCTGAAACTGAAAACAAAAATAATAGTTCTGGTGTGGAAACCAGTTCAAAAGACAAATCTGGTGAGGATAGTAGTGTGGAAACTAATGAAACTGGGGAAGGTGGTAGTGGTGAGAGTGGTGTTGTTGTTAAGCGTGATATTACCGGTAGGTCCGAGTGTGAAGGTGAGTTGAAGAATTTTATCAATTATTTTAATGACCGGTATGAGCGGATAAAGAAGGAGATCGGTAAGAGAAATGGAATGAGGAATGTCAGGCCGATCGATTCCTTGGATACCAGTAAGGATAGTGTTTCTCTGGTTGGAATTGTAAACGATGTTCGTGATACATCGAATGGACATAAATTGATTTTATTAGAGGATAAAACCGGTGAAGTACCTGCATTAGCTTTAAAACACCGTAGCGATGTTTATAGTGATTCAGAGAAGGTTTTGCAAGATGAGGTTATAGGGCTTAAAGGAACAACATCAGACAATGGTTCCGACCTATTTATTTTAGACGAAATTGTCTGGCCAGACCTACCTCTATCCACCGGTAAACCGGAAACAAAAGGAGATGGATACATAGCGTTTATCTCCGACGTACATTTCGGTAGCACCACCTTCATGGATAGTGCTTGGAGCCGTTTTGTCGATTGGTTAAACGGTGAGATGGGTGGGCCAGAGCACAAAAAAACTGTTCAAAAAATAAAATACCTATGCATCGCCGGAGACCTCGTTGAAGGAATCGGCGTATACCCAGGACAGAAAAAAGAACTAAGAACTGTAAGCATTACCGAACAATACAAAGAGGCTGCCGAACAACTCAAAAAAATCCCCGAACACATAAACATCATCATAAGTCCTGGAAACCACGATGCAGTTAGACAAGCCGAACCACAACCAGCTTTAGATGAAAAACTACAGAAACAGTTCGATAGAGACAACATAACCTTCATCGGAAACCCAAGCACCATCGAAATAGAAGGCGTAGAAATAATAGTATACCACGGAAGGTCCCTAGACGACCTAATCGCCGAACTACCCAACTGCAGCTATGAAAAACCAGCTAACGCAATGAAAGAATTCGTAAAAAGAAGACACCTATCCCCAATATACGGCAAAAAAACACCAATAGCACCAGAAAACCAAGACCACCTCTTCGTAGACAAACCCGACATAATACACTGCGGCCACGTCCACAAATTCGGCATAGACAACCACAAAGGAGTGCAACTATTCAACACCGGCACATGGCAAAAACAAACCAAATTCCAAAAGAAAAAAGGAATACACCCCGACCCCGGAAGAGTAGTCCTATACAACCTAAAAAACCACGAACCAAAAATAGTCAAATTTTGCAACTAAAAACAAACCAAAACAAACTAAACCAAACCAAGGTGGGTTTGAATCAAAAGAAGGTGGTAGTAAAATGCAGGTTATTGCTGGAACTGTTTATAAAGGTGATTATGAGCCTATAGAAGGGTATGTGGCGTTTGATAATGGTGTTATAATGGAGGTTGGTGTTGGTGAGCCGCCTAAAAAACCTACAATGGTAGGTACGGTGGTTCCTTCATTTATCAATGTACATACCCATTTGGGTGATGCCAGTCTTAAAGTTAATCCTGATAGATATAGTTTGGATGAGTTGGTTGGGCCGGGTGGTATAAAAGAAAAGGGCTTAGAGAACCTGGGTTTTAATCAACTTGTTAAAGGAATGGAGCGGGCTTTAAACCAAGCTTGTAGGGAAGGAACTACACATCATCTTGATTTTCGGGAAGGTGGTGTTAGAGGGATAAAAGCCCTTAGAAAAGCAGGGAAAAACACTAAGATAAACTCGTTAATATACGGCCGGCCAACTAAAATAGATAGAAAGAACATAGAGAAGGTTGTTAAAAAAGCTGATGGCGTTGGTTTAAGCAGTGTATGCGACTACAGTGAAGCTGAACTGAGAACATTTTTGAAGACACTACTTGGTTTTAAAATACCAATCGGTATTCATGCAGGAGAGTCAAAAACAAACCAAACACAATCTTTGGATAGGTTTGGTCGTTCCGAGGTTGTTAGGTCTCTTGATTTCGATCCAAACCACCTTGTACACCTAACAAACCCAGTGCATGATGACCTGCAGAAGGTAGGTGAATCCAACACCCCTGTTGTTGTGTGTCCCCGTTCGAACAAGATAACCAAGTCAGGTAAACCACCAATAAAACAATTATTAAAACAAAACATCCTGGTTGGTTTAGGAACAGACAACGCTATGTTATGCAGTCCATCACTTCTCGATGAAGCCAGACACCTATACAGGGAATACAAACTTGATCCAGAAACCATAATGAAAATAGCAACAATAAATGGAGGAAAAATTATTGGAGTTGACAACAGAATAATTCAGGGTAATAGGACCAATATTATGGTGGTTGAAGAAGTAAATATGGGTATAAAGGCCCTGCTTAAAGGACGTGCATCGATTGCCACCGTAATCAGCGGTCTGGATGTGATTGAAAATGTATGATAGAATCTTAATCCCCAACGATGGTTCCGATAAAACTGAAGAAGCCATCAAAGAAGGTATAGAACTTGCTAAACTCACTGGAGCAGAACTCCACACGATATTCGTAGTAAACATAGCCACATTCGAAAACATACCTGAAACAGGGGTATGGAACCAAACAAAAGGAATCCTCGAGAAAGAAGGTGAAGCCGCAAACAAAGAAGTAGAGAGAAAATGCGAAGACCAAGGAGTTAAATGCAAATCAAAGATACTAAGCGGTAAACCACATACCGAAATACTTGATTACGCAAAAAAGAACAAAATCGACTTGATAGTTATGGGTACCACAAGCAAGAAGGGCGTAGATAAATTCCTTCTCGGCAGCGTAGCTGAAAAAGTGCTTAGATCCTCAGAAAGCCCAGTTATGGTTGTCAGATCAAAGTAAGCGGTTGGTGAACACATGAAGGTAAAAGAGATAATGTCAACGGACGTTGAAGTTGCAAAAGTCCCTGGAACAGTCGAAGAAGTCTTCGGGTTATTCAAAAACGGACAACACTCCGGCCTACCAGTAATAAAAGAAGACACAAACAAAGTAGTAGGAATAATAACAAGAAGCGACCTACTGAAAAACCCACAAGAAGACCAAATAGCCATGCTAATGACACGAGACCCAGTAGTCATCGATGAAGAAAAAACACTAACAGAAGCAGCTAAACTAATCCTAAGACATGACATAAGACGACTACCAGTCGTAAAAAATGAAGAACTAACCGGAATAATATCGGTAGCAGACCTCGTCAAAGTAATACCCAACATGGAAGTCGAAGGCACAGTAACCGAATACGCAAACGGACACTGCACATCCAGCTGGATAAACACACCAGTACCGATAATCGGAGAGATAATGAGACTCTCAAACGCAGACTCAATACCACTACTCGACGACGATTGCAAAGTCGGTGGAATAATATCCGACACAGACCTCGTCAAAGCATTCGAAATAGAAGAAAGCCTAGAAAAATCAGACATGGGTGCCGCCTCAGATGAAAACGAATGGACCTGGGACGGAGTAAGAGACACAATGAAATTCTACTACGGAGTCTCAAAACTAAAACTACCACGCGTACCAGTCAAAGAAATAATGACAGATAACGTAGTAACCGTCTACATAGGAGCAGAAATATCCGACTGCGCAAAAAAAATGGCAAGAAACAAAATCGAACAAATACCCATACTAGACGAAGACGAAAACCTAATCGGCCTACTACGAGACCGCGACCTAATAAAAACCTACATCTAAAAAACAGATAAACAAAAAAACAAAAAACTGATTTACAATGACCGATGTCTACAGCAAACTAATGAAGATAGGCAAAAGAAGAGGCATAATCTGGCCAAGCTTCGAAATATACGGATCAGCATCAGGGTTCTACGACTATGGACCAAACGGAACACAGATCCTAAGAAACATCAAAGACAAATGGAGAGAGTACTATAACGACCAAGAAGGATTCGGCGAAATAACAACCACAACAATAATGGGAGAAAAAGTATTCCAAGGCTCCGGACACCTCGAAGGATTTGAAGACGCAATGACCCAATGCAAACAATGCAACAAATCATATCGAGCCGACCACCTCGTAGAACAATACACCGAAATCCAAGCAGACAGCCTACCAAACAAAGAGATACACAACCTAATAAAACAAAACAACGTCCAATGCCCCGAATGCAACGGCCAACTAGGAGAAGTATACGACTTCAACCTAATGTTCAACACAGACATCGGACCCGGCTCCAGCAGACCAGGATACCTAAGACCAGAAACAGCACAAGGAATGTTCGTAAACTACCCCTACCTATACAAACACAACCGAGAAAAACTACCCTTTGGAACAATACAAATCGGCAGAGCATACAGAAACGAAATCTCACCCAGACAAGGAATAATAAGACTTCGCGAATTCATACAGATGGAAGCAGAGATATTCGTACATCCAGAAAACAAAAAACACCCCAAATTCAAACAATACCAAGACATAGAAATCAAACTACACCCAACCAAACAACAACAAAACGAAGAAAAACCAATCAAAACAACCCTAAAAAAAGCTGTAGACAAAGGTTGGATCGGAAACGAAATGATAGCCTACTACATAGGCCTATCAACAAAATACTTCAAAGAAATAGGCATAAACCCCAACAAACTAAGATACCGACAACACCTACCAGACGAAATGGCCCACTACGCATCCGAATGCTGGGACGCCGAAGCCCACTCAGAACGATTCGGCTGGATAGAAATAGCAGGAATATCAGACCGAACAAACTACGACCTAAAAAAACACAGCCAAACATCAGGAAAACAACTAACAGCATTCGAAAGATACGACAAACCAAAACAAAAAACAAAAACAACAATAGAACCACAAATGGACATACTAGGCCCAGAACTCAAAGAAAAAGCAAAACCAGTCGCCGAAACAATCCAACAAATGAACCCAAACAAAATAAAACAAATGCTAGAAAAAGGACCAATAGAACTCAACGTAAACGGAGAAAAAATCGAAATAAACAAAAAACACATCGAAATAAACAAAACAAAACAAACCATACGCGGAGAAAAAATACACCCACACGTAATCGAACCAAGCTACGGACTAGACCGAATATTCTACATAACACTAGAACACGCATACACACAAGACACACAAAACGGCGAAAAAAGAAACCTACTACAACTCAAAAAACAAATAGCCCCAATACAAACAGCAATATTCCCCCTACTAAACAAAAAACAACTCACAAACAAAGCACAAAAAATCCACAAAAAACTAAAAAAACAATACAAAACAACAATAGACACATCAGGCTCAATAGGACGAAGATACCGACGACAAGACGAAATAGGAACCCCATACTGCATAACAATAGACCACCAAACACTAAAAGACAACACAATCACAATAAGAGAACGAGACACAACAAAACAAATCAGAATAAAAACCAACCAACTACCAAACACACTAAAAAAACTATTCAACGGAACAAAACTACAAGAAATAACCAAACAACCAAAAAACTAACCAAAAAAACACAAACCAACTAACCAACCAAACCTTACCTTAATCTAGACTTCATAGATTTAGCTTACATATTCTTATAGTATCTACTCAATTTAACTACTACTTTATTTGTTTTTGTCTGGTTTTATCTGGTTTTATCTGGTTTTTGGTTGGGGTGGGTTGGGTTGGGTTTTGTTTTTACATGTATTCTGTTAGGTCTTTTTGTTGGAATAGTTCGTTTTCGAATAGGCTGTTTATTGAGGTTTCTAGGAGTTTTAGTCTTTCTTTTACGTAGTTTGAGACTTGGTATTCTTCTGCTATTTCCATTGATATTTTGAGGTATTTTTTTACTGAGTTTTCGTGTACTGTTAGTGTGAGTGTGTTTCCGCAGTTGTTGCATGTTCCGGATAGGGGTGGTCTTCGGTATTTTGTGTTGCATTTTACGCATCTTACTGTTTGTGTTGAGAATGCTCTTAGGTTTCCTATTAGGTCGGGTAGGAAGTGGCTTTGGATTACTTTTTCTGCTACTTCTTTTTCGTCTACTGCTTTTATTTTTCCTGCTATTTCTAGTTGGGATTGCATTTTGTCTATCATTGGTCCTAGTGTTTTGTATGCTGATTGTTTTGGTCCTGTGTTGATGTTGTTGATTGGGTGTGAGTATCCGAATTTTTTTAGGTCGTTTTCG encodes:
- a CDS encoding CBS domain-containing protein, whose amino-acid sequence is MKVKEIMSTDVEVAKVPGTVEEVFGLFKNGQHSGLPVIKEDTNKVVGIITRSDLLKNPQEDQIAMLMTRDPVVIDEEKTLTEAAKLILRHDIRRLPVVKNEELTGIISVADLVKVIPNMEVEGTVTEYANGHCTSSWINTPVPIIGEIMRLSNADSIPLLDDDCKVGGIISDTDLVKAFEIEESLEKSDMGAASDENEWTWDGVRDTMKFYYGVSKLKLPRVPVKEIMTDNVVTVYIGAEISDCAKKMARNKIEQIPILDEDENLIGLLRDRDLIKTYI
- the glyS gene encoding glycine--tRNA ligase, translating into MTDVYSKLMKIGKRRGIIWPSFEIYGSASGFYDYGPNGTQILRNIKDKWREYYNDQEGFGEITTTTIMGEKVFQGSGHLEGFEDAMTQCKQCNKSYRADHLVEQYTEIQADSLPNKEIHNLIKQNNVQCPECNGQLGEVYDFNLMFNTDIGPGSSRPGYLRPETAQGMFVNYPYLYKHNREKLPFGTIQIGRAYRNEISPRQGIIRLREFIQMEAEIFVHPENKKHPKFKQYQDIEIKLHPTKQQQNEEKPIKTTLKKAVDKGWIGNEMIAYYIGLSTKYFKEIGINPNKLRYRQHLPDEMAHYASECWDAEAHSERFGWIEIAGISDRTNYDLKKHSQTSGKQLTAFERYDKPKQKTKTTIEPQMDILGPELKEKAKPVAETIQQMNPNKIKQMLEKGPIELNVNGEKIEINKKHIEINKTKQTIRGEKIHPHVIEPSYGLDRIFYITLEHAYTQDTQNGEKRNLLQLKKQIAPIQTAIFPLLNKKQLTNKAQKIHKKLKKQYKTTIDTSGSIGRRYRRQDEIGTPYCITIDHQTLKDNTITIRERDTTKQIRIKTNQLPNTLKKLFNGTKLQEITKQPKN